A DNA window from Streptomyces canus contains the following coding sequences:
- a CDS encoding IS5 family transposase: protein MEDGLWERIEPLLPVVARRCRHPGRMRLEQRKVMCRILFVLYTGIRWEVLPQELGFGSGMTCWRRLRDWNETGVWQQLHELLLAELRAGDILDLSRVSVDGSHLRALKGGDATGRSPVDRGKTGSKHHVIVDAHGIPLAATVTGGNRNDVTQLLPLIHAVPPIRGKRGRPRRRPDVLYADRGHDHDIYRRQVRELGIRPRIARRGTGHGSGLGKSRWVVEAALALLHWFRRLRLRWQIRTDIHQAFLTLGCAIICRRRLKTSF, encoded by the coding sequence ATCGAGGACGGGTTGTGGGAGCGGATCGAGCCGTTACTGCCGGTGGTGGCGCGGCGCTGCCGTCACCCCGGACGCATGCGGCTTGAGCAGCGCAAAGTCATGTGCAGGATCCTGTTCGTGCTGTACACCGGGATCCGGTGGGAGGTCCTGCCGCAGGAGCTGGGCTTCGGCTCCGGGATGACCTGCTGGCGGCGGCTGCGCGACTGGAATGAGACGGGAGTGTGGCAGCAGTTGCACGAGCTTCTGCTCGCCGAACTGCGCGCCGGCGACATCCTCGACCTGTCCCGCGTCTCCGTCGACGGCTCCCACCTGCGGGCCCTGAAGGGCGGGGACGCCACCGGGCGTTCACCGGTAGACCGGGGCAAGACCGGCAGCAAGCACCACGTCATCGTCGACGCCCACGGCATCCCGCTGGCCGCCACCGTGACCGGCGGCAACCGCAACGACGTCACCCAGCTCCTGCCCCTGATCCACGCCGTGCCACCGATCCGCGGCAAGCGCGGGCGACCCCGCCGGCGCCCCGATGTGCTCTACGCGGACCGCGGCCACGACCACGACATCTACCGCCGCCAGGTCCGCGAGCTGGGCATCCGCCCGCGCATCGCCCGCCGCGGCACCGGGCACGGCAGCGGACTGGGCAAGAGCCGATGGGTCGTGGAAGCAGCCCTCGCCCTCCTGCACTGGTTCCGCCGACTGCGCCTCCGTTGGCAGATCCGCACCGACATCCACCAAGCCTTCCTCACCCTCGGCTGCGCGATCATCTGCCGGCGACGCCTGAAGACCTCATTTTGA